From Ipomoea triloba cultivar NCNSP0323 chromosome 5, ASM357664v1, the proteins below share one genomic window:
- the LOC116019064 gene encoding NAC domain-containing protein 75-like isoform X2 produces the protein MRCESNFPEIILFDEEKCAVAAAAGNRRKEAMNKSGSDLIDAKLEEHQLCGSKHCPECGHKLEGKPDWVGLPAGVKFDPTDQELIEHLEAKVLARDQSKSHPLIDEFIPTIEGEDGICYTHPEKLPGVTRDGLSRHFFHRPSKAYTTGTRKRRKIQTECDLQGGETRWHKTGKTRPVMVNGKQKGCKKILVLYTNFGKNRKPEKTNWVMHQYHLGQHEEEKEGELVVSKIFYQTQPRQCNWSAERSTGAAASEPTSCSSSKEINVASSRRDELSAAVVGAPMSSYSAMDIQQLKAEHFGFLPFRKNFDEAGIVGGEGSRAMEGAAAAVPEQGGACEERDISDQHQSHAYHVTHDPPQHQHHHHHHQIAATQFHIISPPPPLHHASVNILDHNIDPFQVPRMLLPNDNFQCFWQQAQQQQQQEEHHKLGGGRSTSGLEELIMGCTSSDMKEETSIPNPQEAEWLKYSSFWPDPDNPDHHG, from the exons ATGAGATGTGAATCCAATTTTCCGgagattatattatttgatgaaGAGAAGTGTGCCGTCGCTGCTGCCGCCGGTAACCGGAGAAAGGAAGCCATGAACAAGAGTGGATCTGATCTCATAGATGCAAAGCTTGAGGAGCATCAGCTTTGTGGATCCAAACACTGTCCCGAATGTGGTCATAAGCTTGAAGGAAAACCT GATTGGGTAGGTCTACCAGCTGGGGTGAAGTTTGACCCAACAGATCAAGAATTGATAGAACACCTTGAAGCAAAGGTACTAGCAAGAGATCAATCCAAATCCCATCCTCTGATTGATGAGTTCATTCCCACCATTGAAGGGGAAGATGGCATTTGCTATACTCATCCTGAGAAACTTCCAG GTGTTACAAGGGATGGACTGAGCAGGCATTTCTTCCACAGGCCCTCAAAGGCCTACACCACAGGGACCAGAAAGCGGAGAAAAATCCAGACGGAATGCGATCTACAAGGCGGCGAAACGCGGTGGCACAAGACCGGAAAAACCAGGCCGGTGATGGTGAACGGGAAGCAGAAAGGGTGCAAGAAGATCCTGGTACTCTACACCAACTTTGGGAAGAACCGGAAACCTGAAAAGACAAATTGGGTGATGCATCAGTACCATTTAGGGCAACACGAAGAGGAGAAAGAAGGAGAGCTCGTGGTTTCCAAGATCTTCTATCAGACCCAGCCCCGCCAATGCAACTGGTCTGCGGAGAGGAGTACTGGCGCTGCTGCCAGTGAGCCCACTAGCTGCTCTTCTTCCAAGGAAATCAACGTTGCTTCTTCCCGTAGAGATGAGCTGTCTGCCGCTGTTGTTGGTGCGCCCATGTCGAGTTACAGTGCCATGGACATTCAACAACTCAAAGCTGAGCATTTTGGGTTTCTTCCCTTCAGAAAGAACTTTGATGAG GCCGGAATCGTAGGAGGAGAAGGTTCCAGGGCAATGGAAGGTGCAGCAGCGGCGGTGCCGGAGCAGGGAGGCGCGTGCGAAGAGCGTGACATCTCCGATCAACACCAATCACATGCATATCACGTGACACATGACCCTCCCCAACACCAACACCATCATCACCACCATCAAATTGCAGCAACACAATTCCACATCatctctcctcctcctcctctccaTCACGCTTCAGTCAATATTCTTGACCACAATATTGACCCCTTCCAAGTCCCCAGAATGTTACTCCCTAATGATAATTTCCAG TGTTTTTGGCAGCAAGCacaacagcagcagcaacaaGAAGAGCATCATAAACTAGGAGGGGGAAGATCAACATCTGGATTGGAGGAACTCATAATGGGCTGCACTTCAAGTGACATGAAAGAG GAAACATCCATCCCAAATCCACAAGAAGCAGAATGGCTGAAGTACTCATCCTTCTGGCCCGACCCTGACAATCCGGACCATCATGGGTAG
- the LOC116019064 gene encoding NAC domain-containing protein 75-like isoform X3, whose translation MRCESNFPEIILFDEEKCAVAAAAGNRRKEAMNKSGSDLIDAKLEEHQLCGSKHCPECGHKLEGKPDWVGLPAGVKFDPTDQELIEHLEAKVLARDQSKSHPLIDEFIPTIEGEDGICYTHPEKLPGVTRDGLSRHFFHRPSKAYTTGTRKRRKIQTECDLQGGETRWHKTGKTRPVMVNGKQKGCKKILVLYTNFGKNRKPEKTNWVMHQYHLGQHEEEKEGELVVSKIFYQTQPRQCNWSAERSTGAAASEPTSCSSSKEINVASSRRDELSAAVVGAPMSSYSAMDIQQLKAEHFGFLPFRKNFDEQAGIVGGEGSRAMEGAAAAVPEQGGACEERDISDQHQSHAYHVTHDPPQHQHHHHHHQIAATQFHIISPPPPLHHASVNILDHNIDPFQVPRMLLPNDNFQQAQQQQQQEEHHKLGGGRSTSGLEELIMGCTSSDMKEETSIPNPQEAEWLKYSSFWPDPDNPDHHG comes from the exons ATGAGATGTGAATCCAATTTTCCGgagattatattatttgatgaaGAGAAGTGTGCCGTCGCTGCTGCCGCCGGTAACCGGAGAAAGGAAGCCATGAACAAGAGTGGATCTGATCTCATAGATGCAAAGCTTGAGGAGCATCAGCTTTGTGGATCCAAACACTGTCCCGAATGTGGTCATAAGCTTGAAGGAAAACCT GATTGGGTAGGTCTACCAGCTGGGGTGAAGTTTGACCCAACAGATCAAGAATTGATAGAACACCTTGAAGCAAAGGTACTAGCAAGAGATCAATCCAAATCCCATCCTCTGATTGATGAGTTCATTCCCACCATTGAAGGGGAAGATGGCATTTGCTATACTCATCCTGAGAAACTTCCAG GTGTTACAAGGGATGGACTGAGCAGGCATTTCTTCCACAGGCCCTCAAAGGCCTACACCACAGGGACCAGAAAGCGGAGAAAAATCCAGACGGAATGCGATCTACAAGGCGGCGAAACGCGGTGGCACAAGACCGGAAAAACCAGGCCGGTGATGGTGAACGGGAAGCAGAAAGGGTGCAAGAAGATCCTGGTACTCTACACCAACTTTGGGAAGAACCGGAAACCTGAAAAGACAAATTGGGTGATGCATCAGTACCATTTAGGGCAACACGAAGAGGAGAAAGAAGGAGAGCTCGTGGTTTCCAAGATCTTCTATCAGACCCAGCCCCGCCAATGCAACTGGTCTGCGGAGAGGAGTACTGGCGCTGCTGCCAGTGAGCCCACTAGCTGCTCTTCTTCCAAGGAAATCAACGTTGCTTCTTCCCGTAGAGATGAGCTGTCTGCCGCTGTTGTTGGTGCGCCCATGTCGAGTTACAGTGCCATGGACATTCAACAACTCAAAGCTGAGCATTTTGGGTTTCTTCCCTTCAGAAAGAACTTTGATGAG CAGGCCGGAATCGTAGGAGGAGAAGGTTCCAGGGCAATGGAAGGTGCAGCAGCGGCGGTGCCGGAGCAGGGAGGCGCGTGCGAAGAGCGTGACATCTCCGATCAACACCAATCACATGCATATCACGTGACACATGACCCTCCCCAACACCAACACCATCATCACCACCATCAAATTGCAGCAACACAATTCCACATCatctctcctcctcctcctctccaTCACGCTTCAGTCAATATTCTTGACCACAATATTGACCCCTTCCAAGTCCCCAGAATGTTACTCCCTAATGATAATTTCCAG CAAGCacaacagcagcagcaacaaGAAGAGCATCATAAACTAGGAGGGGGAAGATCAACATCTGGATTGGAGGAACTCATAATGGGCTGCACTTCAAGTGACATGAAAGAG GAAACATCCATCCCAAATCCACAAGAAGCAGAATGGCTGAAGTACTCATCCTTCTGGCCCGACCCTGACAATCCGGACCATCATGGGTAG
- the LOC116019064 gene encoding NAC domain-containing protein 75-like isoform X1 encodes MRCESNFPEIILFDEEKCAVAAAAGNRRKEAMNKSGSDLIDAKLEEHQLCGSKHCPECGHKLEGKPDWVGLPAGVKFDPTDQELIEHLEAKVLARDQSKSHPLIDEFIPTIEGEDGICYTHPEKLPGVTRDGLSRHFFHRPSKAYTTGTRKRRKIQTECDLQGGETRWHKTGKTRPVMVNGKQKGCKKILVLYTNFGKNRKPEKTNWVMHQYHLGQHEEEKEGELVVSKIFYQTQPRQCNWSAERSTGAAASEPTSCSSSKEINVASSRRDELSAAVVGAPMSSYSAMDIQQLKAEHFGFLPFRKNFDEQAGIVGGEGSRAMEGAAAAVPEQGGACEERDISDQHQSHAYHVTHDPPQHQHHHHHHQIAATQFHIISPPPPLHHASVNILDHNIDPFQVPRMLLPNDNFQCFWQQAQQQQQQEEHHKLGGGRSTSGLEELIMGCTSSDMKEETSIPNPQEAEWLKYSSFWPDPDNPDHHG; translated from the exons ATGAGATGTGAATCCAATTTTCCGgagattatattatttgatgaaGAGAAGTGTGCCGTCGCTGCTGCCGCCGGTAACCGGAGAAAGGAAGCCATGAACAAGAGTGGATCTGATCTCATAGATGCAAAGCTTGAGGAGCATCAGCTTTGTGGATCCAAACACTGTCCCGAATGTGGTCATAAGCTTGAAGGAAAACCT GATTGGGTAGGTCTACCAGCTGGGGTGAAGTTTGACCCAACAGATCAAGAATTGATAGAACACCTTGAAGCAAAGGTACTAGCAAGAGATCAATCCAAATCCCATCCTCTGATTGATGAGTTCATTCCCACCATTGAAGGGGAAGATGGCATTTGCTATACTCATCCTGAGAAACTTCCAG GTGTTACAAGGGATGGACTGAGCAGGCATTTCTTCCACAGGCCCTCAAAGGCCTACACCACAGGGACCAGAAAGCGGAGAAAAATCCAGACGGAATGCGATCTACAAGGCGGCGAAACGCGGTGGCACAAGACCGGAAAAACCAGGCCGGTGATGGTGAACGGGAAGCAGAAAGGGTGCAAGAAGATCCTGGTACTCTACACCAACTTTGGGAAGAACCGGAAACCTGAAAAGACAAATTGGGTGATGCATCAGTACCATTTAGGGCAACACGAAGAGGAGAAAGAAGGAGAGCTCGTGGTTTCCAAGATCTTCTATCAGACCCAGCCCCGCCAATGCAACTGGTCTGCGGAGAGGAGTACTGGCGCTGCTGCCAGTGAGCCCACTAGCTGCTCTTCTTCCAAGGAAATCAACGTTGCTTCTTCCCGTAGAGATGAGCTGTCTGCCGCTGTTGTTGGTGCGCCCATGTCGAGTTACAGTGCCATGGACATTCAACAACTCAAAGCTGAGCATTTTGGGTTTCTTCCCTTCAGAAAGAACTTTGATGAG CAGGCCGGAATCGTAGGAGGAGAAGGTTCCAGGGCAATGGAAGGTGCAGCAGCGGCGGTGCCGGAGCAGGGAGGCGCGTGCGAAGAGCGTGACATCTCCGATCAACACCAATCACATGCATATCACGTGACACATGACCCTCCCCAACACCAACACCATCATCACCACCATCAAATTGCAGCAACACAATTCCACATCatctctcctcctcctcctctccaTCACGCTTCAGTCAATATTCTTGACCACAATATTGACCCCTTCCAAGTCCCCAGAATGTTACTCCCTAATGATAATTTCCAG TGTTTTTGGCAGCAAGCacaacagcagcagcaacaaGAAGAGCATCATAAACTAGGAGGGGGAAGATCAACATCTGGATTGGAGGAACTCATAATGGGCTGCACTTCAAGTGACATGAAAGAG GAAACATCCATCCCAAATCCACAAGAAGCAGAATGGCTGAAGTACTCATCCTTCTGGCCCGACCCTGACAATCCGGACCATCATGGGTAG